A window of the Lactuca sativa cultivar Salinas chromosome 7, Lsat_Salinas_v11, whole genome shotgun sequence genome harbors these coding sequences:
- the LOC111890733 gene encoding cytochrome P450 Tp9025: MDFDITFLVLISSLILSFFVILKRKRNASKSINLPPGPPKLPIIGNVHQIAGALPHHAFRDLAKKYGPIMHMQLGQISAIIVSSPKLAKEVFKTNDLALASRPYALVADIVLYGSSDVALGPYGDYWRQMKKMITVELLSAKKVRSFSGFREQEVDHFIEFIRSTCGKPVILRNKVTEMINNIVCKSSFGGNCKQQDVLIEVVDELGRLVSGFYVADLFPEFGFLSVISGLKSKLTQIHNSLDKIFEEIFEERKIRRQSNKESEDDLLDVLLTIKESGGLQFPITDDNIKAVFVNMFSGGTDTSAMTIEWAMTELMRNPKVMEKAQKEVRETFKGKNKITESDLEHLVYLKYIIKETLRLHPPLPLLLPRECREHCQIDGYDIPVKTKVIVNAFACAVDPEYWDDAESFKPERFDSSSVDFMGTNFEFVPFGSGRRMCPGINFGLISIEAALAQMLYYFNWQLPSKSSPTSIDMTENDGATAVKKIPLLVTPTLYSSF, from the exons ATGGACTTCGACATCACCTTCCTGGTCCTCATCTCTTCTCTCATTCTTTCATTCTTCGTTATTCTTAAGAGAAAACGCAATGCTTCAAAATCTATAAACCTCCCACCAGGTCCACCAAAACTACCCATCATCGGAAACGTCCACCAGATCGCCGGAGCACTGCCGCACCATGCATTCCGTGACTTAGCTAAGAAATACGGTCCCATCATGCACATGCAACTCGGCCAGATCTCCGCCATCATCGTCTCGTCACCTAAGTTAGCCAAAGAAGTCTTCAAAACCAACGATCTCGCACTAGCCAGCCGTCCATATGCACTCGTCGCTGATATTGTGTTGTATGGGAGCTCCGACGTTGCTCTTGGCCCTTACGGCGATTACTGGAGACAAATGAAGAAGATGATCACCGTTGAACTTTTAAGCGCCAAGAAAGTCCGGTCGTTCAGTGGATTCCGGGAACAAGAGGTCGACCATTTCATTGAGTTCATTCGATCGACCTGCGGAAAACCGGTGATCTTACGTAATAAGGTAACGGAAATGATCAACAACATCGTGTGCAAATCTTCGTTTGGTGGTAACTGTAAACAACAAGATGTATTGATCGAAGTTGTGGACGAGTTGGGGAGATTGGTAAGTGGGTTTTATGTTGCAGATCTGTTTCCTGAGTTTGGATTCCTTTCGGTCATTTCTGGATTGAAATCCAAGCTGACGCAGATTCACAACAGTCTTGATAAGATTTTTGAAGAAATCTTTGAGGAACGGAAAATCAGAAGACAAAGTAACAAAGAATCCGAAGACGATCTGCTTGATGTTCTTCTCACCATCAAAGAGAGCGGTGGCTTACAGTTCCCTATCACAGACGACAACATCAAAGCTGTTTTTGTG AATATGTTTAGCGGAGGCACCGATACAAGTGCTATGACAATCGAATGGGCAATGACAGAACTGATGAGAAACCCTAAAGTGATGGAGAAGGCACAAAAAGAAGTGAGAGAAACATTTAAGGGAAAGAACAAAATCACCGAGAGCGACTTAGAACACTTGGTTTACCTCAAATACATCATCAAAGAAACTTTAAGGCTTCACCCTCCTCTACCTTTGTTGCTTCCAAGAGAATGTAGAGAGCATTGTCAAATCGATGGTTATGATATACCAGTGAAAACGAAAGTGATTGTCAACGCTTTTGCATGTGCAGTTGATCCTGAATATTGGGATGATGCAGAAAGTTTCAAACCAGAGAGATTCGACAGCTCTTCTGTTGATTTCATGGGTACAAACTTTGAGTTCGTCCCATTTGGTTCAGGGAGGAGGATGTGTCCTGGGATTAATTTTGGTTTGATTTCCATCGAGGCTGCTCTTGCTCAAATGTTATACTACTTTAATTGGCAACTTCCTTCTAAATCAAGCCCTACGAGTATTGATATGACAGAGAACGATGGAGCCACTGCAGTAAAGAAAATCCCATTGCTTGTAACTCCAACTCTCTATTCTTCATTTTGA